The following are encoded in a window of Acidobacteriota bacterium genomic DNA:
- a CDS encoding caspase family protein gives MKAIFQITICCSLLVAALCLTPRSFLAQQSANATDKPELILQQGHSQRSDGLAFSLDNRYLASASADGTIRIWDALYGNELRVLTGHTGGVRTVAFSADGQSLASGGMDGKVKLWDVASGKEFASVDGHKGRVNVVAFSRDGKLLASGGIDNTIKIWDVATKTEFKTLNGHTGWVTALAFGADNQTLISGGADKSLKRWNLTTGQATQTATQSEAITCLALNPSGVLLAAGGADATVRFWHLPQLSAEPASFRFNTGRVVTVRFSASGAQVFAASSERITERFDLASRAATQLSAEADRTEKYEAAVFSSDCQRLAISPGTRDLEIHSFDDFNNPVMLTSRANPVRAVAFSNDGRWMATGNQDTSATLWDVFAGRAIANFAGNEGSITAVAFSADSQLLATGSRGGVIRLIEVVGGRETRKWQAHSDGVNAMVFFDNGKLITASSDQTIKVWDASGNPITTLKQTKEINSLGLSSDGKWLASGAADGSVKVWDATTWSELHSIPAHNGAVFALDFSNNGKLLASGGADKAIKFWQTSDWQTVRSANDSGATVYSLAFSADDKTLAAGTSTGIVKLLDAANGSTRATLTGASGSANGLSFSDDGNWLTSAHEDGSVRIWATATGQLAATALSLRESSDWLVVTPEGLFDGSPAAWPQILWRFGQNTFSTAPVEIFFNEFFYPDLLADVFAGKQPRPKEKIAQIDRRQPRVQMLLGTETGVASTKPITSDHRTINVKLEITDVGSGAQDVRLFRNGVLFKVWRGDALKGRNSAQLEAQIPIVAGENRLTAYAFNRDNVKSLDANRQVIGADALRRRGTAYILTIGVNRYSNPNFNLSFAVPDATDFSEELQRSQTALNRFAKIEAINLFDQQATKASIVAAIEKLKTTQPEDAVLIYFAGHGLAVEPRFYLIPHDLGFAGKREALTQAAMKQVLRNSISDVELTSMLEGVGAGQLLMVIDACNSGQVLESEETRRGPMNAKGLAQLAYEKGISVLTASQSYQAALENKELGHGYLTYALIEDGLKQMAADNRPRDGRVLLREWFDYATVKVPRMQEKQYQAERARILRRKNASQLKGKVTPEAQRPRLFYRRESDALPMVITQAASLNPR, from the coding sequence ATGAAAGCCATTTTTCAAATCACAATCTGCTGTTCGCTTCTGGTTGCGGCGCTTTGTTTGACGCCGCGAAGCTTCCTGGCGCAGCAATCGGCCAACGCGACCGACAAGCCGGAATTGATCCTGCAACAAGGTCACAGCCAACGAAGCGACGGTTTGGCATTCAGCCTGGACAATCGCTATCTGGCGTCGGCAAGCGCAGATGGAACGATCCGCATTTGGGATGCACTTTACGGCAACGAACTTCGCGTGCTAACCGGTCATACGGGCGGCGTTCGCACAGTGGCGTTCAGCGCCGACGGACAATCGCTGGCTTCGGGCGGAATGGATGGCAAGGTCAAATTGTGGGACGTCGCTTCGGGAAAAGAGTTTGCCAGCGTTGACGGCCACAAAGGCCGCGTCAACGTCGTGGCTTTCAGCCGCGATGGCAAATTGCTGGCTTCTGGCGGAATTGATAACACAATCAAAATTTGGGATGTCGCGACAAAGACCGAATTCAAAACGCTGAACGGTCACACAGGTTGGGTGACTGCCCTGGCATTTGGCGCGGACAATCAAACGCTGATTTCCGGCGGCGCAGACAAAAGTTTGAAGCGGTGGAATCTGACCACCGGCCAAGCCACGCAAACCGCAACGCAATCCGAAGCCATTACCTGTTTGGCCCTGAACCCAAGCGGCGTTTTGCTCGCGGCTGGCGGAGCCGACGCCACCGTTCGGTTCTGGCATTTGCCACAACTCAGCGCCGAACCTGCAAGCTTTCGTTTCAACACCGGACGCGTCGTCACCGTCAGATTCAGCGCCAGTGGCGCGCAAGTGTTTGCAGCGTCTTCCGAACGCATCACCGAGCGGTTCGATCTGGCTTCGCGCGCGGCAACACAACTTTCCGCCGAAGCCGACCGAACGGAAAAATACGAAGCGGCGGTGTTCAGTTCCGATTGCCAACGGTTGGCGATTTCTCCGGGCACGCGCGATCTGGAAATTCACAGTTTCGACGATTTCAACAATCCAGTGATGTTGACCAGCCGAGCCAATCCTGTGCGCGCAGTCGCGTTCAGCAACGATGGGCGCTGGATGGCGACAGGCAATCAAGACACCAGCGCGACGTTGTGGGATGTGTTCGCCGGTCGAGCCATCGCCAACTTCGCGGGCAACGAAGGCAGCATTACCGCCGTCGCCTTCAGCGCGGACAGCCAGTTGCTGGCAACAGGCAGCCGAGGCGGCGTCATTCGTTTGATCGAAGTCGTGGGCGGACGCGAAACTCGTAAATGGCAAGCGCACAGCGACGGCGTCAATGCGATGGTTTTCTTCGATAACGGGAAATTGATTACCGCCAGCTCCGACCAGACGATCAAGGTTTGGGACGCGAGTGGCAATCCGATTACGACGCTGAAGCAAACGAAAGAGATCAATTCCCTCGGTCTGAGCAGCGATGGCAAATGGCTGGCTTCGGGCGCGGCGGATGGAAGCGTCAAAGTTTGGGATGCGACGACCTGGAGCGAACTGCATTCAATACCGGCTCACAACGGAGCCGTGTTCGCACTTGATTTCAGCAATAACGGGAAACTATTGGCTTCGGGCGGAGCAGACAAGGCAATCAAATTTTGGCAAACCAGCGATTGGCAAACTGTTCGCAGCGCCAACGATTCGGGTGCGACGGTTTACAGTCTGGCGTTTTCTGCGGACGACAAAACGCTGGCGGCTGGGACATCCACAGGCATCGTCAAATTGCTGGATGCCGCGAATGGCTCAACACGAGCAACGTTGACAGGAGCTTCGGGCAGCGCCAATGGCTTGAGCTTCAGCGACGACGGCAACTGGCTGACTTCAGCGCATGAAGATGGCAGCGTGCGCATCTGGGCTACTGCAACGGGGCAGCTTGCGGCGACGGCGTTGTCTTTGCGTGAAAGCAGCGACTGGCTGGTCGTCACGCCAGAAGGGTTGTTCGACGGTTCGCCCGCCGCCTGGCCGCAAATTTTGTGGCGCTTTGGGCAAAACACATTCAGCACTGCGCCGGTCGAAATTTTCTTCAACGAATTTTTCTATCCCGATTTGCTCGCCGATGTGTTTGCGGGCAAACAACCTCGGCCGAAAGAGAAAATCGCACAAATTGATCGCCGCCAACCGCGCGTGCAAATGCTGCTTGGCACTGAAACCGGTGTCGCATCAACCAAACCGATCACCAGCGACCATCGAACGATCAACGTCAAACTGGAAATCACAGATGTCGGCAGCGGCGCGCAAGACGTTCGGTTGTTCCGCAACGGCGTGCTGTTCAAAGTTTGGCGAGGCGACGCGCTCAAGGGCCGAAACAGCGCTCAACTGGAAGCGCAAATTCCAATCGTCGCCGGAGAAAACCGATTGACGGCATACGCTTTCAATCGCGACAACGTCAAAAGTTTGGACGCGAATCGTCAAGTCATTGGCGCTGATGCGTTGCGGCGACGCGGCACGGCATACATTTTGACAATTGGCGTGAACCGTTACTCCAACCCGAATTTCAATTTGAGCTTCGCCGTGCCCGATGCCACGGATTTCAGCGAAGAGCTGCAACGCAGCCAAACCGCACTCAACCGGTTTGCCAAAATCGAAGCCATCAACCTGTTCGACCAGCAAGCGACCAAAGCCAGCATCGTGGCCGCGATTGAAAAACTGAAAACGACGCAGCCGGAAGACGCCGTCCTGATTTACTTCGCCGGTCACGGGTTGGCCGTCGAACCGCGCTTTTACCTGATCCCGCACGATCTCGGGTTTGCGGGCAAACGCGAAGCCCTGACGCAGGCCGCGATGAAGCAGGTCTTGCGCAACAGCATTTCGGACGTAGAACTGACTTCGATGCTGGAAGGCGTCGGCGCTGGGCAGTTATTGATGGTGATTGACGCCTGTAATTCCGGGCAGGTGCTGGAATCCGAAGAGACGCGGCGAGGCCCGATGAACGCCAAGGGACTGGCGCAACTGGCGTATGAAAAAGGCATCAGCGTGCTGACCGCTTCGCAAAGTTACCAGGCGGCGCTGGAAAACAAGGAACTCGGCCACGGCTATTTAACTTATGCCCTGATCGAAGACGGGCTGAAGCAAATGGCCGCGGACAATCGCCCGCGCGACGGCAGAGTGTTGTTACGCGAATGGTTCGATTACGCGACAGTGAAAGTTCCGCGCATGCAGGAAAAACAATACCAGGCCGAACGTGCCCGAATCCTGCGCCGAAAGAACGCTTCGCAACTGAAAGGCAAAGTCACGCCCGAAGCGCAACGCCCGCGACTGTTTTATCGCCGCGAATCTGACGCTTTGCCAATGGTTATCACACAAGCGGCTTCACTGAATCCGAGATGA